Part of the Anopheles gambiae chromosome 3, idAnoGambNW_F1_1, whole genome shotgun sequence genome is shown below.
TTGAATCTGTGTCAATATCCGCTGATGAACTACAGAAGGCTGCAGACCATCTCAAACTGGGGAAGGCACCTGGTCCAGACGGTATCCCCATTGAAGCGATGAAAGCAGCTATCAAAGCGTACCCAGAAGCTTTTTTATCAGTGTTCCAGAACTGCTTCGATACTGGTTTTTTTCCGATACCCTGGAAGCGACAGAAACTCGTTCGTCTACCAAAGCCTGGGAAGCCCCCCGGCGATGCATCAGCACTAAGGCCTTTAGGATTGATAGACAATTTCGCCAAGATACTAGAAATCCTAATACTCAACCGATTAGTTGTCTATACAGAAGGCGAACACGGACTGTCGGACAGACAGTTTGGCTTTAGAAAGGGGCGGTCTACTGGTGAAGCGATCGCAGCTGTTTTAAAGAAAGGACGAAGCGCCTTGCTAAAAAAGAGGACAGGAAACAGATACTGCGCGATCGTTACGATTGACGTAAAGAATGCTTTCAACAGTGCCAACTGGGAGGCCATGCATGCAGCTCTTTCCAAATTTCATTCGGCTGTTTCCATGCTCCAAGCATTGTTTTTTCGCTTGCACCACAACTTAATCATGCTTCCGtggttgattttatgtttattctacaaaacaaaacgtttttaatgataaatatcataaaatttggataaaatacttacaaaatCACTCACAATCACAATCATATCTTAATGTCCCATACTGTATGATCGTTTATGTTACAAACGCGTGTACCTCTCTGAGTAATAATAAccgaagaaagaaaggaacatAACACCTTACCTAGCGGCGGCGTCGTGCGTGAAGGTTAGAAATTTCATTCGGCTGTTTCGATGCTCCAAGCATTGTTTTTTCGCTTCCACTACAACTAAATCATGCTTCCGtggttgattttatgtttattctacaaaacaaaacgtttttaatgataaataCCATAAAATTTGGATAAAAtactaaaataaatacaaaatcacCGCACAAGCAAACACTTGCTGTTTACATTTTGGCGTCACTCTCatttgacatgtcaaaaatttgcaaGCCCAAAAGCGATGATCAAAAAGGAAGGTGGGAGGGGAGAGAAGGTGATGAGATCGAAACGGTACGAAATGTCGATTGAGCTACGAATGTGACAGAGAGGGCATGAGAAAATGAGAGAATTTGAGTGCCATTGTCGGGAGCGTAATGTAGCGAAATTTGTCTCTGTATCTCATTCCCCCACCCCCAAAAACCCACATTCACTCTCCGCGCACTCTTAAAATTTTGGCGCGCACGCTACGTACAACACCGCGCGCACTGATCATCACTCATcaacgttttaaccgcgcgCACTGATCATCACTCATcaacgttttaaccgcgcgCACTGATCAAAGTCGTGATGGTTCAATCGGAACGCCGACACTCCAAGTCACAGATTTGGTGCGAAGAAAAAGTTTTACTGACCaaatcgacaacacacacgcgacgacacacatcgtcACATCGTCCGCCGTCGAAGTGATGGTCTAAAAATAAAGATCTGTGGGTCGAgtgagagggggggggggcgtagAACAGAACGTAAGCGTGAGTGTGAGagtcgtcgcgtgtgtgtgttgtactgCACACTCTcaaaaactcatttttttgctctttcctggAACCCACATTTTCTACATTTTTCTGGCTCTAAGCAACCAAAGTAAAACGGGAAGTAGAAGGCTACTTCATATTCTATTCTTCTTACTACTGCGGAGCGTTTTGAATCGCTTGggacgtagccggatagtcagtccttatTACGGGGGGACGGCCCATTCCGcgcttgaacccattacgggcgTGTTATTgggtcgttcgagttgacgaatgtactacgagaccgccCCATTTGCTTCGTGTATATTTGGTTAAATTCAACTTAAATTCAGTTAATGTAGGCGGAACggaaaattggttaaattcaGCTCCGGGCTGAACCTATTGGTGGTAATTTGTGCAAAGGAGGACCATCAGTCAATGGGATGTGCTGCCATATtacaattaatttttatttgtgttatgtaaaataaatgttaaatatGTTAACATCTTCAGATATCCAGaagttaatttttaaatattgttaatcaggcaaatgaaaaaaaggtttagtatggtacagtatcggacaaaAAGATAGGACGttggttttttcaacgcaccatgcacccgttgggacaggtttatgtgtagtttgtatttgtttgtgcttgtgtgtgtgtgtgttcatatatatttatgtgtgtgtatatatgtttgagtgtgtattggtgtgtgtgtttgtgtcacaAGTATGTTGTTTCGtatagatttgttagtagtttttttgtcttttgggttaggtttttgttgtaattagcaggaccaccgccctcgcgagcaGTGATCCCTATTCAAAAATACAATAAGCTCAATTCTTGATCTTATTGCCGTCGCCCACGATGACATTGATCATGCGTTGACGCATCAAcatcaccagattctggatcgTTTTCGGTGGAATATTGCTCCACACCTCTTGCATGTGGTCGAAGAGTTGATCCAGATCTTCCGGTATGTTTTTACCCAGCCTCTTCTTGAAAATTGCCCAGAGGTTCTCAATGGGATTGAGATCCGGGCTAAGGGCAGGCCACttcattgttttgacattgttgTCAACAAGCCAAGCTTGGACAGTCCCGGAAGTATGCTTCGAATCATTGTCTTGCATAAACATCCAAGACCGAGGAAGGTTTTGCCTAGCGTGTGATAATAAATGAGTATCAAGAATATCTCGATACCCAAATCGATTCAAATTAGCGTGGATTCGAACCAACGGACCCATCCCATAGTAGGAGAAGCATCCCCACACCATGAGACTACCACCGCCATGCTTAAAAGTTTTGAAGCAGTATTTCGGATCAAGAGCACAATTAACAGGGCGCCGAACCAACCTGCGTCCGTCCGACCCCTGTCGATTGAATTTAGACTCGTCTGACCACAAAACCCTGCGCCAATCCTCTTCATCGAAGAACATGTGCTCAATGGCGAATAACACCcgtgcgtttttatgcgcaGGTGTTAAATTTGGCACTTTGCGTGGCACTCGCGCGAGTAGCCCGGCACTGACCAATCTTCGCTGAACTGTTCTCGGCGTCACCGCCAATTTCAGTCTGCCTCGGATCTCTGGTGCCGAGCTAAACGGATGTTtcttcgatatattaacaatctTACGGTCTTCCTCCGCCGTGGTCTTCCGAGGACGTCCgggtgacttgcgcgtttcggttgtccgaagcgcgtttgccacaaaagtgcgcgatcgttccatcacgAACTCGATCTTTCTGCGcctaatgccagcagccgccattcgctttatgatatggcgctgataatctaTAAAAACTATCGcgcatgaaacaaaacgcccattgaaaagaacacctgcgcgcttgctcaatgcacacacaaagtttcccatgcgcacacaacgttcaacgcagagatgcacgcaggCCTTTCAATAGCGCGCACTTGCGAAAcgcctgtgagggaatgccgagttcattgctattgtgcgcgtttccatttcgcaccgctgtcgcattcacattcatgaaacagcacacctgcgttctcGTCCGAGGAATAAGCGCTGcggtcgatgcaaactttagcttttattcAAGTGTGAACTcacgctgtttcacatgataacacacgttatcagaatactttcgacgcaatatgacatcatgtaAAGATTTTTCCCCAGCAGAAATATccacattttcttcttttcttagGTGGCTTTCGCAACAATCAGTGACCAATGTTTCAGGTTGTCCGTGTCTTCCGAAAATATTGAGGAGCATGCGCAACAGGTCCTGCATAATCGAGATGCAGCCTTTGTATTGCTTGTTCGGAACTGGCCAGGATCCAAGATTCGTTTTTCTATCTGTTTTCGCAACATTAGAGCATTCAATGCACGATTGTACGATATGTGCAACTTCTTCATCGATATTTGGCCAGTACACATACTGCCGTGCGATCGAGTGCATGCGTTCGATACCAGGGTGTCCCTTGTGTAACTGCTTGAAGACACTTTTCCTGGAACTGGGAGGCATGTCTTATCTCTCTCGATACATAATACAACCTGCTACAGTCCTTCTCATCGTTGATAGAATTGTAGGATTTTAGGATTATTTATGATGGTTTTAGGTGGCCAACCTTCCTTAATgaacttgatgattttttgtaaGGTATCATCGTTTTTGGTTGTCTTTTGAATTGTCTTGAACGACACTGGAACTGCTTGTAGTGATTCGTTGAAGATACTACTTTTTTTCGTAAGTGAGATGAGCAATCACCATCTCTTCATCTGGCCACACGTGTATATTGATAAGACGTGATAAAACGTCGGCGTGACCAAAACTATCTGTAGAGATATAGTTTATCGAAAAATCGTCGAACAGAAGAGTTAATGACCATCGTTGTGACCGATTTGCCGTATGCGTTGGTATACCCTTCTTTGCACAAAAAATAGCCAATAAAGGTTTATGAACTGTTCCAGACTGAATTGACGACCATAAATCATTCTATGAAAGCGTGTAACAGCAAATATCAAAGCCAGCGCCTCCTTTTCATTTTGGCTATAGTTAGTTTCAGATGACTTTTACTTATGCGACACATGGTAATTGGCTTTAACAGATCCATCAGTAAACTTGTGAGCAATGCGAGCACCCCCTACGTTTGAAGCATCTGCagatacttcttcttcttcttggtcTCCTTATGTACGAGTGTAGCATCCATGCTATCgcatacagtctttccccgagttacgcgacactcgagttacgcgaattcgagttacgcgaattttttatttttgacagttcagatgtcaaatcagtacaattttctccatcaattgtcaaatgaaaaataattagcaatatttcaaaattttaattcactAAAAAGTCAGAAATAACTGAATTCTCCACACCAATTGAATCAAATAAGtgataaattacataaatgaactaaattcaatcaaaaatcatgataaagaaagtatatttttactgtaaaacgtgatattcgacttacgcgaaaatccgagttacgcgaatgtctccggaacgcattattcgcgtaactcggggaaagactgtacccCCTTAACGCATGAATGCTAACAGCCGTGTAAAACACTGCACATGCGTCCCGTGCTTTACTGCACACGCGGTTCCGTGTTTTACCATGGGGGTCGCACCACCCAAGCtggaaataaacaaacaagaccCCCAAAGTAGGTCATAAATAAGGAAGAACAATTAGCATAAGAAACGCATTAGACCTTAAGCAAAACATTGTAAATTGTAAAAGCCCACCAGGAAGACGACCCTCTTGACAAACATGCGTTTGTCAAAGCGCATCAAGTTGCGAAAGAGAAAGTTACGAGCGTAAACATCTGGTGGACAAATGTGCGCTAGCTTTCTTAAGATGGGAGTATAAATAACGATCGTACCAAGGTAGCAGAATTCCTCTACCACCTCGAGATCGTCGCCGTCGGCTGATACTCTGCTTCCGATTCGGGCTCTATCACGGTCAGAGcccccggcaagcaggtactttgtCTTCGTCGAACTGATCCTCAATCCAATCCTCTAGGCCTCGCGTTTCAGTCGGGTGTACGCTTCGCATACTGCCGCAGTTGTACgtccgatgatgtcgatgtcatctgCGAAGCAAAGGAATTGAGAGATCGGGTGAAAATCGTGCTCCGGATGTCGAAGCTCGCGCTTCGCATGACACTTTCCAGAACGATGTTGAACAGCAAACAGGAGAGTCCGTCGCCTTGCCTCATGcccctgtgagattcgaaAGATTCCGAAAGCATGTTCGtcactctcaccttgcacCCCGTCCATAGTGGCCCTCAACAGCCGTATTAGCTTCCCAGGGAATCCGTACTGCTGCATGATGTTCCGTAGCTCATTCCGATCTATGGTATCGTAGaccgccttgaagtcgatgaacaggtggtgcgtaGGGATCTGGTGCTCCCGGCAtttctggaggatctgccgtaGAGTAAAGATTTGGTCGGTGGTcgatttgcctccaacaaatcCAGCTTGGTAGCTGCCGATGAAATCAGTAGCAAGGGGCGAAAGTCTGCAGAAGAGTATTCgggacaggatcttgtaggcAGCATGCAGGACTGTGATGGCTCGGAAGTTGGCACAGTCCAggctgtcgccctttttgtacaCTGGGTGTATGACACCCAGTTTCCACTCGTCCGGTTCTTCCGGATCCCAAATCCTCACAATGAGCCGATGCATAATGACGGCAAGCCGTTCCGGACCCATCTTGAACAGTTCGGCCACTAGACCATCGCTGCCAGCTGACTTATTACACTTCAGCTGTTTGATGGCACTAATGAGTTCATCCAAAGATGGCGAGGGCACTTCGTCATCGTCATGCTGGCTATCGTAGGGCTAATCTCCTCTGCTTCCTACTTCTGCTCCGGTATTTGCTCCGTTCAGGTATCCGTCAAAGTAGCCCGCTTGAGCATGCGGGTACGCGCGGCGTTCTTCTCGGAGAGTGCTCGTCTGCATTCATCATTAACCCATTCCCTTCTCTGGTTATGGGTCACGCGGCCAATTGTTCGCTCGGCCGTGCTGCTGATGGCTTGCTCCACCATACGCCAGTGGTCATTGAGAGACATCGCCTCGGTAGTGGTGTCCTCCGGCAACGAATCCCCAAGCGCGATTGCGAATTCCCTCGCCACATCAGCTTTTCTCAGCCGGTCTATGTTGAGCCTTGGGGTAGGCTGGTAACGCAGTTTATTAGACACGCATAGTTTTTGGCGTAACTTAACCATAACCAGGAAATGGTCTGAGTCAACGTTTGCTCCTCTGTAGGTCCTTACGTCGATTACATCCGAGAAGTGCCTTCCATCCATGAGAACGTGGTCTGCTGGGATAATCTGGGATAATGTCTGCTGCGGTGATCTCCAGGTGTAGCTGAAACGAGGTGCGTGCTGGAAGAAGGTGCTGCGGATAGTCATGTGTTTGGAGGAGGCGAAGTTGACGAGCCGAAGCCCGTTGTCTTTCGTCAGCTGGTGGGCATTGAAACTTCCTATCGTCGGTTTAAATGCCTCCTCCTGTCCGACCTGAGCATTAAAATCCCCGATGACAATTTTGACATCGTGTTGTGGGCAGCGGTCGTACTCCCTCTCCAACTTTATGGTCATCGGTTCTCTTAAGATGCGGACTATGCATATATTATAAAATGCTCAGGTTGAAGAACCTGCTACGAATCCTCAACCTGCACATCCCGTCATTGATCGGCCACCACCCGATAACTCGTTTCCGCATCTCACCTATTTCCAGGAACGCCCTACGGAGTTCATGCTTTTCACCACCGCTCTGGTAGATCATGCAATCACTGTGATAAGGGCGCTCCGTCACTCCTTTCCAGCGCACCTCCTGAAGTGCTACTATTCCGAAGCCACGGGCCCTCACCTCGTCCGCAAGAATGCTAGTACTGCCGGGTGCTGTGAGGGACCTGCAGTTCCATGTCCCGAGTTTCCAATCGTTAGCCTTGTTCGTTTGCGTGGGTCGGTATCGCTTAGTCCGGTTCTAAATCTCTTGGTTTCCTTTCGTTGCATTTGGGGTTTTCTAAAGGTGGCTTGCAAGGCCTCTCCCCCAACCTCCTGTATCGTCGGAGGGCCTACGCATCCTTCATTAATGTCCCTTAGGATGCCAGGACAGAAGGGCCAGCCAGCCGCCCCTAACATGGAGACCACACGCTGACCATCCCACAAAACCCCCCCCCGCTCAATATAGCCATACAGGGTGTGCGGGTTAAATTTGACACCTGGCCTTTGGGTTAATATCTCAGGGTTGAGTTGACGTATCGAAATGACTTATGCTAAAAGTTGTGTGAACAAGTGTAAAAAATGTCTAGCTCCGTAAATATGTGGAACCCGTTCGAATTGTACAAGCGCGTAACGTGTGTTATGATGGTTCGTGCCGGCCATACGAATGCCGAAATTCGGAAGGCGGCGATGTGTT
Proteins encoded:
- the LOC133393594 gene encoding uncharacterized protein LOC133393594 — its product is MGPERLAVIMHRLIVRIWDPEEPDEWKLGVIHPVYKKGDSLDCANFRAITVLHAAYKILSRILFCRLSPLATDFIGSYQAGFVGGKSTTDQIFTLRQILQKCREHQIPTHHLFIDFKAVYDTIDRNELRNIMQQYGFPGKLIRLLRATMDGVQDDIDIIGRTTAAVCEAYTRLKREA